From the Thunnus albacares chromosome 24, fThuAlb1.1, whole genome shotgun sequence genome, one window contains:
- the LOC122976207 gene encoding uncharacterized protein LOC122976207 isoform X2, with product MTHPTDDIINPKPESGRALHTQESGDAGLSSNMRHKFSDKSALPIEIKGSSVIPIPTSELREIFESPEMVGKIRQHPSVFGPVGVLSMMCHTEPEAYPAAAEEDFLKLSTLVQKSNFPPQATPQALTVSTLPGTTAITDAEEVVGGEQSCTSKMDTEGNQAKPKGPPLVPGEGRNRNRRRKRAATKKWKWCLLGWMTFINIRACGGNAGAQPAADQKFKCFSCMDKDTCPKLVNIYETADTHLYQRRLNQPFPGCSGIPAPSSKSCAVCYVESSIAIICSGDVGRLEVEDSDGGHIVNTHAVSCSIMENSPIESKQKQQTSNLGLLTVLIGGCILFVQWWPR from the exons ATGACCCACCCAACAGATGATATTATCAATCCTAAGCCAGAGA GTGGCCGTGCCCTACACACTCAGGAGAGTGG TGATGCTGGCCTCTCCTCCAACATGAGGCACAAGTTCAGTGATAAAAGTGCTTTGCCCATAGAGATTAAAGGCAGCTCTGTGATACCGATTCCGACAAGCGAACTACGGGAAATCTTTGAGAGCCCTGAGATGGTTGGAAAGATTAGGCAACACCCATCAGTGTTTGGGCCTGTAGGTGTCCTGTCCATGATGTGCCACACAGAGCCTGAGGCATACCCTGCAGCTGCTGAAGAGGACTTCTTAAAACTGTCCACTCTGGTTCAAAAAAGCAACTTTCCACCACAAGCCACACCCCAAGCCCTGACTGTCAGCACTTTACCCGGAACAACAGCCATTACAGATGCTGAGGAGGTGGTgggaggagagcagagctgcaCCAGCAAGATGGACACCGAGGGAAACCAAGCAAAACCAAAAGGCCCACCATTGGTTCCTGGAGAAGGGAGAAATAGGAACCGTCGCAGAAAAAGAGCAGCCACGAAGAAatggaaat gGTGCCTTCTAGGTTGGATGACATTCATAAATATTCGTGCCTGTGGGGGCAATGCTG GTGCTCAACCTGCAGCAGACCAGAAGT TCAAGTGTTTTTCCTGCATGGACAAGGATACATGTCCAAAGTTGGTGAACATATATGAAACTGCTGACACTCATCTGTACCAAAGACGCCTAAACCAGCCATTTCCAGGATGCTCTGGAATCCCTGCACCTTCTTCTAAGAGTTGTGCTGTGTGCTATGTGGAATCCAGCATCGCCATCATCTGCTCAGGGGATGTTGGAAGACTGGAGGTGGAAGATAGTGATGGAGGGCATATCGTAAACACCCATGCAGTCT CTTGTTCCATCATGGAAAACAGCCCCATTGAAAGCA AGCAGAAGCAGCAAACCTCGAACCTCGGTTTACTTACTGTATTGATTGGTGGCTGCA ttCTGTTTGTACAATGGTGGCCACGCTGA
- the LOC122976207 gene encoding uncharacterized protein LOC122976207 isoform X1, translated as MTHPTDDIINPKPESGRALHTQESGDAGLSSNMRHKFSDKSALPIEIKGSSVIPIPTSELREIFESPEMVGKIRQHPSVFGPVGVLSMMCHTEPEAYPAAAEEDFLKLSTLVQKSNFPPQATPQALTVSTLPGTTAITDAEEVVGGEQSCTSKMDTEGNQAKPKGPPLVPGEGRNRNRRRKRAATKKWKWCLLGWMTFINIRACGGNAGAQPAADQKSVKCFSCMDKDTCPKLVNIYETADTHLYQRRLNQPFPGCSGIPAPSSKSCAVCYVESSIAIICSGDVGRLEVEDSDGGHIVNTHAVSCSIMENSPIESKQKQQTSNLGLLTVLIGGCILFVQWWPR; from the exons ATGACCCACCCAACAGATGATATTATCAATCCTAAGCCAGAGA GTGGCCGTGCCCTACACACTCAGGAGAGTGG TGATGCTGGCCTCTCCTCCAACATGAGGCACAAGTTCAGTGATAAAAGTGCTTTGCCCATAGAGATTAAAGGCAGCTCTGTGATACCGATTCCGACAAGCGAACTACGGGAAATCTTTGAGAGCCCTGAGATGGTTGGAAAGATTAGGCAACACCCATCAGTGTTTGGGCCTGTAGGTGTCCTGTCCATGATGTGCCACACAGAGCCTGAGGCATACCCTGCAGCTGCTGAAGAGGACTTCTTAAAACTGTCCACTCTGGTTCAAAAAAGCAACTTTCCACCACAAGCCACACCCCAAGCCCTGACTGTCAGCACTTTACCCGGAACAACAGCCATTACAGATGCTGAGGAGGTGGTgggaggagagcagagctgcaCCAGCAAGATGGACACCGAGGGAAACCAAGCAAAACCAAAAGGCCCACCATTGGTTCCTGGAGAAGGGAGAAATAGGAACCGTCGCAGAAAAAGAGCAGCCACGAAGAAatggaaat gGTGCCTTCTAGGTTGGATGACATTCATAAATATTCGTGCCTGTGGGGGCAATGCTG GTGCTCAACCTGCAGCAGACCAGAAGT CAGTCAAGTGTTTTTCCTGCATGGACAAGGATACATGTCCAAAGTTGGTGAACATATATGAAACTGCTGACACTCATCTGTACCAAAGACGCCTAAACCAGCCATTTCCAGGATGCTCTGGAATCCCTGCACCTTCTTCTAAGAGTTGTGCTGTGTGCTATGTGGAATCCAGCATCGCCATCATCTGCTCAGGGGATGTTGGAAGACTGGAGGTGGAAGATAGTGATGGAGGGCATATCGTAAACACCCATGCAGTCT CTTGTTCCATCATGGAAAACAGCCCCATTGAAAGCA AGCAGAAGCAGCAAACCTCGAACCTCGGTTTACTTACTGTATTGATTGGTGGCTGCA ttCTGTTTGTACAATGGTGGCCACGCTGA